In Desulfobacterales bacterium, a single genomic region encodes these proteins:
- a CDS encoding sigma-70 family RNA polymerase sigma factor: MSNAYSLKPEFNAYVDPHVPFTGSSEFSAMKIDLDFSSSAGRHAAPEWMWRTKTTDDSSESGEPDWVTKPLARYYQHIGCFKRINPEEELAIAKAIEQAELDLMRVILQSEIAVDHLINFGRQIEDSQRAPSKILINVHKRGDRLSDKEKIDSFRKTIRKLEQIHIAVKANRSHLLVTGFKAVRQKPLQALLNSQLNQMFDVLTEWRFEPPVFDDIETSIREQHREPDSQDSKPDRSLTQIGLCRERLSALRSKLINANLRLVVSIARRYAQRGLSLIDLIQEGNIGLIRAANRYDYRRGTRFSTCAVWWIRQAILRAIYNQARTIRLPIHIRERYRKIQKAASSLTDGNNGEENLAELADRSGIPFDEVDRILAIAGEPLSLDAPLNSQATRFLGDVVEVCDERDPFTYAAKRNLAEKTRKVLSVLTPREEKILRMRFGIGEKTDHTLDEISLEFDITRERIRQIEARALQKLQRSKYSRSLKTFIVR, from the coding sequence ATGAGCAATGCTTATTCCCTAAAACCCGAATTTAACGCTTATGTTGATCCGCATGTGCCTTTTACCGGGTCATCGGAATTTTCGGCTATGAAGATCGACCTGGATTTTTCCTCATCAGCCGGACGGCACGCCGCGCCAGAGTGGATGTGGCGGACAAAGACAACCGATGATTCCAGTGAATCTGGCGAGCCGGATTGGGTGACAAAACCTTTAGCCCGTTACTATCAACACATCGGTTGTTTTAAGCGTATTAATCCAGAAGAGGAGCTTGCCATTGCCAAAGCCATCGAACAGGCGGAATTAGATCTGATGCGCGTTATCTTGCAATCAGAAATCGCTGTGGACCATTTGATTAACTTTGGCCGTCAGATTGAAGACAGTCAAAGAGCACCCAGCAAGATTTTGATCAACGTTCATAAACGAGGAGATCGGCTGAGCGATAAGGAGAAGATTGATTCTTTTCGCAAGACGATCCGAAAGCTTGAGCAGATACATATTGCCGTTAAGGCAAATCGGTCCCATTTGCTTGTCACAGGCTTTAAAGCAGTTCGGCAAAAGCCGCTGCAAGCGCTGTTAAACAGCCAGCTTAATCAAATGTTTGATGTCTTAACGGAATGGCGTTTTGAACCGCCTGTATTTGATGATATCGAGACAAGCATTCGTGAGCAGCACCGTGAACCGGATTCTCAGGATTCAAAGCCGGATCGCTCCTTAACCCAAATTGGACTTTGCCGAGAACGGCTTAGTGCGCTTCGCAGCAAACTGATAAATGCCAATTTGCGTCTTGTGGTCAGCATTGCCAGACGCTATGCTCAGCGTGGACTGTCTTTGATTGACTTGATCCAGGAGGGCAACATCGGCTTGATTCGGGCAGCCAATCGCTATGATTATCGGCGTGGTACGCGTTTCAGTACCTGTGCTGTTTGGTGGATCCGGCAGGCGATTTTGCGGGCCATCTACAACCAGGCCAGAACGATTCGACTTCCGATTCATATCAGGGAACGGTACCGCAAAATTCAAAAAGCAGCAAGCAGTCTGACGGACGGAAACAATGGAGAGGAAAACCTAGCAGAACTAGCTGACCGCAGCGGGATACCTTTTGATGAAGTGGACCGAATATTGGCCATTGCCGGAGAGCCGCTTTCATTGGATGCGCCTTTGAATTCCCAGGCCACACGTTTTCTGGGTGATGTCGTTGAAGTTTGTGATGAAAGGGATCCCTTCACCTATGCGGCCAAGCGCAACCTGGCCGAGAAAACGCGCAAAGTTTTGTCTGTGCTGACACCGCGGGAAGAAAAGATTTTGCGAATGCGGTTTGGCATTGGTGAAAAGACCGATCACACCCTGGATGAGATCAGCCTGGAGTTTGATATTACGCGCGAACGTATCCGCCAGATCGAGGCGCGGGCGCTTCAAAAACTGCAACGGTCAAAATACAGCCGCAGCCTAAAAACGTTTATTGTGCGCTGA
- the glnD gene encoding [protein-PII] uridylyltransferase, protein MTSMHQETAKQLQKKTERLIERLLKGKEPNFLTQHTRLLDDYFLQAFETSSVGPRMDIGKNPYAIIALGGYGREEQCIRSDVDLLFLFKKRVPKEAENLVQEIIYPLWDIGLDVGYATRSLKECLTLAGKDYEILTPILDARFICGWSMLHANILDELRTKIIMPKSRRIINWLVERNELRHAQFGDSAYLLEPNLKEGQGGLRDYHTMLWIARIAFNAKQFRDLEYLGLLSHEEFQALSQSVSFVWNVRNRIHHICGRKCDQLHFENQVKLARALNYKNDNGQEPVERFMGDLHGQMEALKQQHLVFLHELGYEKPRKRKRKSNKKSGVEGLNVIDWGMLNFEGPEKILQSPDLLMKIFEESARLKIPLSAEAKRLVKEFSHLVTKAYRVSEPVVKSFERILVAPAPKFNVLNEMLNTGFLEKFLPEMRVVRNRIQYDEYHLYPVDKHLLRTVQTVKKFGSAKDSSLEPLCAQLYRKLKKKKVLLWAALLHDIGKGQSVEDHSAKGAEVVQTILNEKKMKPADVKTVMFLVQEHLMLIKTATRRDIYDEETAISCARKVKDIERLKMLYLLTVGDSIATGPKAWNDWTAALLRDFFLKVYNVLEKGELATAEAVEVVSQKKKDIVTSAAGSKAEKKMTALLEVMSPRYLLYMPADEIQRHMKLYRKLSRNNSDFLWKIDQAPDANTRAVTICAPDRPGLISKIAGVFTLNNIDILDVQVFTWRNNIALDIFKVKPPPDPILEDEKWNRTAENLSAALAGELDLTVALKKKVRTYRNGNAGLATKPHRVTLDNTSSSFFTIIEVFTYDFPGLLYSITDAIYRCDLNIWVAKIATKADQVVDVFYVRDINGQKVDLPEQVEAIKAALMERLPATQPDLAHP, encoded by the coding sequence ATGACATCAATGCACCAAGAAACCGCCAAGCAGCTGCAGAAAAAAACGGAAAGGTTAATTGAACGCCTTTTAAAGGGCAAGGAACCCAACTTTTTAACGCAGCATACCCGATTGCTGGATGACTATTTTCTCCAGGCATTTGAAACCAGCAGCGTCGGTCCCCGCATGGATATCGGCAAAAATCCTTACGCCATCATAGCGCTGGGCGGTTACGGCCGAGAAGAACAATGCATCCGTTCTGATGTTGATTTGCTGTTTTTATTTAAAAAAAGAGTCCCTAAGGAGGCTGAAAATTTAGTCCAGGAAATCATTTATCCGCTCTGGGACATTGGTCTGGATGTCGGTTATGCCACTCGGTCATTGAAAGAGTGTCTGACACTGGCCGGCAAGGATTATGAAATCCTGACGCCAATATTGGATGCGAGGTTTATTTGCGGTTGGTCAATGCTCCACGCCAATATACTAGATGAGTTGCGCACCAAAATCATCATGCCTAAATCCCGCCGCATCATCAACTGGCTTGTTGAGCGCAATGAATTGCGGCACGCCCAATTCGGGGACTCGGCCTACCTGCTGGAGCCAAACCTGAAGGAGGGACAGGGAGGATTAAGAGATTATCATACCATGTTGTGGATTGCGCGTATCGCTTTTAACGCCAAACAATTCAGAGACCTCGAATATCTGGGCCTGCTTTCACATGAAGAGTTTCAGGCATTAAGCCAATCTGTATCCTTTGTCTGGAATGTGCGCAACCGTATCCATCACATTTGCGGTCGCAAATGCGACCAACTGCACTTTGAAAACCAGGTCAAGCTGGCCCGGGCGCTTAACTATAAAAACGACAATGGGCAGGAGCCGGTTGAAAGATTCATGGGTGACCTTCACGGCCAAATGGAAGCCTTAAAACAACAGCATCTGGTATTTTTGCATGAGCTCGGCTACGAGAAACCCCGTAAACGCAAACGAAAATCAAATAAAAAAAGCGGTGTCGAGGGCCTCAACGTTATCGATTGGGGAATGCTGAATTTTGAAGGGCCTGAAAAGATTTTGCAGTCGCCGGATCTTCTGATGAAAATATTTGAAGAAAGCGCGCGCTTGAAAATCCCACTGAGTGCGGAGGCCAAGCGATTGGTCAAGGAGTTTTCACATCTGGTCACCAAGGCTTACCGTGTTTCTGAGCCGGTCGTTAAATCATTTGAGCGCATCTTGGTAGCCCCGGCGCCAAAATTTAATGTCCTTAACGAAATGCTCAATACAGGATTTTTGGAAAAATTTCTCCCTGAAATGCGCGTGGTGCGCAATCGCATCCAGTATGATGAATACCATCTTTACCCGGTGGACAAGCACCTGCTGCGCACTGTGCAAACGGTTAAAAAGTTCGGTAGCGCTAAAGACAGCAGCCTGGAGCCATTGTGCGCGCAACTGTACCGTAAGCTCAAAAAGAAAAAAGTATTGCTGTGGGCGGCTTTGCTGCATGATATCGGCAAGGGTCAATCTGTTGAAGATCATTCTGCCAAAGGCGCCGAGGTCGTCCAGACCATTCTCAACGAGAAAAAGATGAAGCCTGCCGATGTAAAAACGGTCATGTTCCTGGTGCAGGAACACCTTATGCTGATAAAGACCGCCACCCGCAGAGACATCTATGATGAGGAGACGGCCATTTCCTGCGCCCGCAAGGTCAAAGATATTGAGCGGCTCAAAATGTTGTATTTGCTGACCGTCGGCGATTCAATTGCGACGGGTCCAAAAGCATGGAATGATTGGACGGCAGCGCTGTTGAGAGATTTTTTCCTCAAGGTATATAATGTGCTTGAAAAAGGCGAATTGGCCACCGCTGAGGCCGTTGAGGTCGTATCACAGAAAAAGAAGGATATCGTCACATCTGCCGCCGGTTCAAAAGCCGAAAAAAAGATGACAGCCCTGCTGGAGGTCATGTCACCGCGCTATCTGCTATATATGCCGGCCGATGAAATTCAACGGCATATGAAATTATACCGGAAGCTGTCCCGGAACAATTCTGACTTTCTGTGGAAAATCGATCAGGCACCTGATGCCAACACCCGTGCGGTAACAATTTGCGCCCCTGATCGTCCTGGTCTAATTTCCAAAATTGCCGGTGTTTTTACTCTTAACAACATCGACATTCTGGACGTGCAGGTGTTCACCTGGCGCAATAATATCGCCCTGGATATTTTTAAGGTCAAGCCCCCGCCCGATCCGATCCTGGAAGATGAAAAATGGAACCGAACTGCCGAGAACCTTTCAGCCGCACTGGCTGGCGAACTGGATCTGACCGTCGCCCTGAAAAAAAAAGTGCGGACCTATCGCAACGGGAACGCCGGCCTGGCGACAAAACCCCATCGCGTGACGTTGGATAATACCAGTTCCAGTTTTTTTACCATTATTGAAGTGTTTACCTATGATTTTCCAGGGTTGCTGTACAGTATCACCGATGCCATTTATCGCTGCGATCTGAACATCTGGGTCGCTAAAATCGCCACCAAAGCCGATCAAGTGGTGGACGTTTTTTATGTCAGAGATATCAACGGGCAGAAAGTCGATCTGCCGGAACAGGTCGAGGCTATCAAAGCCGCCCTAATGGAACGGCTGCCGGCGACACAACCGGACTTGGCCCACCCATAA
- a CDS encoding DegQ family serine endoprotease: protein MKTRKAIRQSIAAIVTALLVMGSGLQIAAAAKNAPVRMIPENFSELAKDVSPAVVHIRVEKTVKGGGAELHHFGSSPFQGDDRSKDFFDEFFGRRNPHEFKQRNPHEFKQKGLGTGFIIDTDGFIVTNNHVVKDADQIKVMLKDKREFDADIVGRDPQTDLALIKIDADRDLPSAQLGSSDKLQVGEWVAAIGSPFGLEQTVTAGIVSAKGRVIGSGPYDDFIQTDASINPGNSGGPLINMNGEVVGINTAIIASGQGIGFAIPIDLATGIIKQLKSDGEVTRGWLGITIQDLKKELAEYYGAKDATGVLVASVIPGDPADEAGIKPHDIIVDLNGEKVESSRGLTAKSANLIVGQKATVKVLRDGKEKTITVKVGKRPLTLAAADAPQQKKETEYGFQVAELTPEMARRFNIPDDKGVVVVGVNANSKADKAGIQKGDLILEVNRQDVESVSTFNKLIQKDKGTNGIDLLVKRMQSGYVVIHLA, encoded by the coding sequence ATGAAAACCCGTAAAGCAATTCGTCAATCAATTGCAGCTATCGTAACGGCCCTTCTGGTTATGGGATCCGGTCTGCAGATAGCAGCAGCAGCCAAAAACGCTCCGGTACGGATGATTCCGGAAAATTTTAGTGAGCTTGCCAAAGATGTCAGCCCGGCTGTAGTCCACATCCGTGTGGAAAAGACCGTCAAGGGCGGCGGCGCTGAACTTCATCATTTTGGCAGCTCGCCGTTTCAGGGAGATGATCGGTCCAAAGACTTTTTTGATGAATTTTTCGGTCGGAGAAATCCCCATGAATTCAAACAGCGAAATCCGCATGAATTTAAACAAAAGGGTCTGGGCACCGGGTTTATCATCGACACCGATGGTTTTATCGTCACCAACAATCACGTGGTCAAAGATGCGGATCAGATCAAAGTGATGCTCAAAGACAAGCGTGAATTCGATGCTGACATTGTTGGGCGCGACCCGCAAACGGATCTGGCTTTGATCAAAATCGATGCCGACAGGGACCTGCCTTCGGCACAGCTTGGCAGCTCCGACAAGCTACAGGTGGGTGAATGGGTGGCTGCCATTGGCAGTCCGTTCGGTCTGGAACAGACCGTTACCGCGGGTATTGTCAGTGCCAAAGGACGCGTGATCGGTTCCGGCCCCTATGATGATTTCATTCAAACCGATGCCTCCATCAATCCCGGCAATAGCGGCGGTCCCCTGATCAATATGAACGGAGAGGTTGTCGGCATCAATACTGCCATTATCGCCAGTGGGCAGGGTATCGGATTTGCCATTCCCATCGATCTGGCAACCGGAATCATTAAACAACTCAAATCCGATGGCGAAGTGACCCGTGGCTGGTTGGGGATAACCATTCAGGATCTGAAAAAAGAGCTGGCAGAATATTACGGCGCCAAAGATGCGACTGGCGTGCTGGTGGCCAGTGTGATCCCCGGTGATCCGGCGGATGAGGCCGGTATCAAACCCCATGATATTATCGTTGACCTCAACGGTGAAAAGGTCGAAAGCAGTCGGGGCTTAACGGCTAAATCTGCTAATCTGATCGTCGGTCAGAAGGCGACTGTTAAGGTGTTGCGTGACGGTAAGGAAAAGACGATTACCGTAAAAGTAGGCAAAAGGCCATTAACCCTCGCTGCGGCTGACGCACCTCAGCAGAAAAAAGAGACCGAATACGGGTTTCAGGTAGCGGAGCTGACTCCGGAGATGGCCCGCCGGTTTAATATACCAGATGACAAAGGTGTTGTGGTTGTCGGTGTGAATGCCAACAGCAAAGCCGATAAAGCCGGTATCCAAAAAGGGGATCTTATTCTAGAGGTCAACCGTCAGGACGTCGAATCCGTCAGCACGTTTAATAAATTGATTCAAAAAGATAAAGGCACCAACGGAATTGACTTGCTGGTAAAACGCATGCAGTCCGGTTACGTGGTGATCCATCTGGCATAA